GCAGCATGGGCACGAGAATCTGCTCGGCGTTACGTTGGGTTTCGGCCAGGATACCCGACTGCAGCGCGGCGTTGCGCACCTGAGCTTCGGCGTATTTATAGCCTTCGTCGATGAGCTCGGCATCCTGAAACAAAGCGTTTTCGGTGCTGAACACGTGGCTTTGGTTGTGGTTGACCTGGAAGCTGCAGAGCTCGGGCGGGGGCAGCGCCACGCGCACCACCGAGTCGCCTTCCAGCACCACGTCCTGCGGCTTGAGCTTGCGCAAATCGATGCAGCCCACGGCCTCGCCCCCCACCACGAGGGCCACTTTCGATTCAGGCAAAAACCGGTAGGCGCGGCGCTTGTATTCCACTACGTCCTTGAAGCGGTAGCGCACCAGCTCTAGTCGGCCCAAGGCTTCTACCTGCGTCAGCACCGTGTTGTGCGTCACGGTGACTTGCGGGCCCGCGCCGGCCAGCGGGTTCAGGTCGCGGAGCGCGGAGCTCACTTTGCTCCACAGCAGCCAGCCCAGGCCCACCAGAAACAACAGCGGCAGCAGCCGACGAATAAGGCGAATAAGGTTCATATGCGCTACAGTACGGGGCCGGCGGTGCGGCGTTGGGCCGGGCGAGGGCCCTAGCTTTGTGGCCGATG
This region of Hymenobacter sedentarius genomic DNA includes:
- a CDS encoding DUF4230 domain-containing protein: MNLIRLIRRLLPLLFLVGLGWLLWSKVSSALRDLNPLAGAGPQVTVTHNTVLTQVEALGRLELVRYRFKDVVEYKRRAYRFLPESKVALVVGGEAVGCIDLRKLKPQDVVLEGDSVVRVALPPPELCSFQVNHNQSHVFSTENALFQDAELIDEGYKYAEAQVRNAALQSGILAETQRNAEQILVPMLRSLTGRRVILGQQMRLPKPGPKQ